The following proteins come from a genomic window of Lolium rigidum isolate FL_2022 chromosome 5, APGP_CSIRO_Lrig_0.1, whole genome shotgun sequence:
- the LOC124654386 gene encoding protein ACCUMULATION AND REPLICATION OF CHLOROPLASTS 3, chloroplastic-like has translation MSGSVRGGGLVVLPLPPPLASTHRLAPSPRRRHRRAAPGVRAAAAAEGAPRPTEPVEVVGVGSRKDAVIDFCLGSRTLSSTPIRFWTVHADNSEVQFIQRRHGAEAVVRDLEPPLSLHPCPPALIIVASAGQEADQVAALELLSAAKSANNLAASIFLKPFCFEGQRRQVEASDLIVKLQACSNFHIVIEADSLLETEVETLAEALESANNAVLSTISMISIMMSGFNQMFWSSPDAQIKEVGPEEVGKLLKCYGEARVGFGAGYNVQSAIKQAVLHCPFLREGIKELNNVVFLSITTSRVLAESDMISTLHMFRRVTGFSEDIIFSRNSEPDLEPKLIVVSLLTIRNNRGENVTSVKEGFLSSLALRFPFISSLMGGDTPELKQAWSNNSFRQPPDSGLSLEEQGLSKVSSASNFISEEMENVKPERGSNNNNGRAQPEFQEANFESDGEINIDAGRVDLSSEKGHNFWSNAPAFAIAQLWAKERTTTDRGNRSNELDVITLPVGVKSPESQYDHSPNIQPETRNATDSTSPATGNAASRPSLSDVGLEKVMEICSSAAALLKGRMDKSRKRGSAASRAASMLDAEREPEKTWSPVVEIQFGEGTYRGRCQEGVPEGKGRLTYMDGSFYDGLWRYGKRSGLGTLYYSNGDVFHGTWRDGLIHGKGWFFFHSGDRWFANFWKGKANGEGRFYAKDGSILFGHFQNGWRHGECLLIDVNGSRWLEVWDDGLLTERTKLKD, from the exons ATGTCGGGCTCAGTCCGGGGCGGCGGCCTGGTAGTACTCCCactcccgccgccgctcgcttCAACGCACCGCCTCGCCCCGTCCCCGCGTAGgcgccaccgccgcgccgcccccggggtccgcgcggctgcggcggcggagggtgcccCGCGGCCGACGGAGCCCGTCGAGGTGGTCGGCGTCGGGAGCCGGAAGGACGCCGTCATCGACTTCTGCCTGGGCTCCCGCACCCTCTCCTCCACCCCGATCCGCTTCTG GACAGTACATGCAGATAATTCCGAAGTACAGTTCATACAAAGAAGGCATGGTGCAG AGGCAGTAGTCAGAGACTTGGAACCTCCCTTGTCTCTTCATCCATGCCCACCGGCGCTTATAATT GTTGCGAGTGCCGGACAGGAGGCTGATCAAGTTGCTGCACTGGAGCTTCTAAGTGCTGCGAAATCTGCTAATAATCTTGCTGCATCAATATTTTTGAAGCCCTTCTGTTTCGAGGGACAAAGGCGGCAAGTAGAG GCATCTGATTTGATTGTTAAACTTCAAGCATGCTCAAACTTTCACATTG TTATTGAAGCTGATTCACTGCTTGAGACCGAAGTGGAGACCCTTGCTGAAGCTCTGGAAAGTGCCAATAATGCCGTCCTATCGACTATTAGCATGATATCTATCATGATGTCG GGATTCAATCAGATGTTCTGGAGCTCCCCTGATGCACAAATTAAGGAAGTTGGTCCGGAGGAAGTAGGCAAA CTACTCAAATGCTACGGGGAAGCTAGAGTTGGATTTGGTGCTGGCTATAATGTTCAATCAGCTATTAAGCAAGCTGTTCTTCATTGTCCATTTCTTCGTGAAGGCATAAAG GAATTGAACAATGTGGTTTTCCTCTCCATTACAACTTCTCGGGTATTGGCTGAGAGTGACATGATATCGACTCTACACATGTTTCGTCGAGTTACCGGGTTCAGTGAGGATATTATATTTTCTAGAAATTCTGAACCTGATTTAGAGCCGAAACTCATAGTAGTTTCTCTCCTAACAATTAG AAATAACCGTGGTGAAAATGTTACCTCGGTAAAGGAGGGGTTCCTTTCGAGCTTGGCTTTGCGTTTTCCTTTTATATCCTCTCTTATGGGAGGAGACACTCCAGAGCTTAAACAAGCTTGGTCAAATAACTCATTCAGGCAACCGCCTGATAGTGGATTGAGTTTGGAAGAACAAGGATTGTCAAAAGTTTCAAGTGCTTCTAATTTTATTTCTGAAGAGATGGAAAATGTCAAACCTGAAAG GGGATCTAATAACAACAACGGGAGAGCACAGCCAGAGTTTCAAGAAGCTAATTTCGAATCTGATGGAGAAATTAATATAGATGCTGGCAGAG TGGATTTAAGTTCAGAGAAAGGGCATAATTTCTGGAGCAATGCCCCTGCCTTTGCTATTGCACAACTATGGGCTAAAGAGCGTACAACAACAGATAGAGGCAATCGAAGTAATGAGCTCGATGTTATCACTCTGCCTGTTGGTGTAAAATCTCCTGAATCTCAGTATGATCATTCTCCAAATATACAGCCTGAAACTCGCAATGCTACTGATAGCACATCGCCAGCTACTGGGAATGCTGCCTCTAGACCCTCACTTTCTGATGTTGGTTTGGAGAAAGTGATGGAGATATGCAGTTCCGCAGCAGCACTCCTAAAGGGCAGAATGGATAAATCTCGAAAACGTGGCTCAGCTGCCAGCCGAGCTGCATCAATGCTT GATGCAGAAAGAGAACCCGAAAAAACATGGAGCCCAGTAGTTGAAATACAGTTTGGAGAAGGAACTTACAGAGGAAGATGCCAAGAAGGTGTCCCTGAAGGAAAG GGACGCTTAACCTACATGGATGGCAGCTTTTATGATGGACTCTGGAGGTATGGCAAAAGATCCGGTTTGGGAACCCTTTATTACAGTAATGGTGATGTATTTCATGGAACATGGAGGGATGGTCTAATTCATGGAAAG ggttggttcttCTTTCACAGTGGTGACCGTTGGTTTGCGAATTTTTGGAAGGGTAAGGCTAATGGCGAGGGAAGATTTTATGCCAAGGATGGGAGCATACTCTTTGGCCATTTTCAAAATGGATGGCGCCATGGGGAGTGCCTGTTGATAGATGTGAATGGATCAAG GTGGCTTGAAGTTTGGGATGATGGTCTACTTACCGAACGGACTAAGCTGAAAGACTAG